A segment of the Kazachstania africana CBS 2517 chromosome 2, complete genome genome:
tttcaatgggAACACCCGGTGTTTATTAAGAAATGAGTATTAATACCGTACAAATCTTTGGAGTGAATTGACGTAGAGACAGAATAATAGTATGTACTGCAAGTGAGCatgcaaaaaaagaaacgtAGTTAGAGATTAAATTAGGTGATTATCAAATGGGGAAAATTTCAACACTATGGGATACCGTTGGTGGTAGctacttttcttttccttcaatttcctaataagaaatttttagagaaaagataattgatcgagattttttttttaacaagaaaatggaaaatgaaacgATTATTCGCTATATTTGCTAAGAAAGATAAGAAGGAGGAGAGAAAGCGGATAAGAACTATATAAACGTATCCATGTTTCCCGTATATCAGtaaatcaaatgaattttAATGCCTTCCATTCTTTAGACGACAAACCAGTAAATACGCCGAACAGAAAGCAGTGGGGGATAAGTAAGTAGTGCTTGCAGTAGAGttcttaaaagaaaaaaggaCGCATAGTTGTCATATTTTGACTACCCGTTGTGTATATGCTCTCTGGATCGTAACAAAGGGCCACgtcaattgaaaatgggaaaggaaaaaaagtagGAAGAATGGTGAGAAATTTGTcagagaagaaaagaaaatgatgaacaGTGACAGGCGGTGCAAGCAATTGTTTGAGATCAGTAAGATTTGCTCgtaaaacaaaaataataggAGAAAATTGCACGGGATTATTCTGGCTGACGCTGAAACCGTGCAGGAGAGACCCATTTCAAGTAGGAAAAAGTCGTATTTCAAGTATCCCACGAGACAAAACAAatagaaattgaaagttgaAATATGCAAGAATGTGTGTCTCTCCTGTAACTGAGTGGAGTAGCTACTATGTCTTATTAGGAACGTGTCGCAGAATGGTAGGAAATGCGGTACATTTTCTTGCAACCATCTGAGTAGTGTCTTGGAACCTACGCACACGCAATATATTATTGCTACTGCTAAAGGATCacagaaaaagaaaagaatttagCTCAAGATTATCAAAACAATAATCAGTAGGCAATCGAAAGGTAATTATGATTTTCAACGTACACATAGGccaatttgaaacaaaaagaaaaaaatcatttgaacGGAATATGCtgatttaaaatattaagTGGACAGGGATTATGAAACTAGAAATATGTAATCATTCAATACATAGTATTCTTTCTCTCTGTAAAGGTGGGTCTGTCACCTTCCTTCCAAAAAACAAAAGGTTATTTTGCTTCCATTCTTGATGTTGGTCTACCGATCAAGACACAGGGACTTTATATTTAttacaatttcatcaaattccGAAACTTTAGCTAATAAAAAAGGAGCTATTTATAGGCCTAACAAGATAGATAGTAATAAAAGTAGAAGGTCTGgaatttatttatatattcgATCTGTTTTCTATTCTACAATAAGTACAGCGTGTATTGtatgaattagaaaatcaGTAACCAACGCAGGTGAGTCATGCCTACGTCTTGCTATTGGAGTACATTCTTCTATGatgatttttatttttattttcccTAGCAGTTTACTAGTATGGGGTAGGAATGTCAATTTGACAccaaatattgtttttctttcttttttatcaaagCGATATATTCAGATTGACAGTGAGGCTTTTATGAATATTGTTGAATTAAGTTGTCGTCAAGAAattaatctttcaatatggTATTAATCAACATTCAATTAAAATGATGAACTCATGGCACATCCGTTTAATTGTATGGCTTAACTTTTATTGTCCTATCTTGTTGAATAggaataagaaaaatgcaCCCCCTGATATTAAAATcctaataatatcaattgaACTAAACCTCATTGTTCTCAATTCCTTTCGTCATTTTTCAGTACCCACGAGTGTAACAATGGATCATCTATATTGTCTTCCTACTTCTCAGTTTTGCCTAATTTTTCCTATTTCATGGATACTACGGATCGGTATTAACTTACTACCTAAACCCCGTCGTAAGATAGCCATTTTCCCATTATGGACTATCTGATGGGGAAAAAAGGTAGACGCACTGttgtcttcttcatcaattgtTGTGACCTAATTATTGGTTAGTATTGCTCCGCGTATTCCCCTTTCAACATAGTACAAATCATTTTATAACATGCATTATTTCTCTTCGTACGCGCCTATTGAATAAACTTAGGCATCGTTTCTAAAACAAATAGAAAGTAAAAAAAGACTTGTAAAACATCTAACGATCTTGTCACCAGCCACTAGATCCTATTGTCACCAcataaaaatttaaaatatatcCTATCTATTCTTAATAGAAAATCTAGAAGGAAACGTTGTACCAAATTCGAAGCCTTGCCTATCAATTTGTCGTGAGGGTGGAAAGAGATCTCTAAACGGATGTTTCCTTTTTCAGTTTAGCTttctcaataaatttttccttGCACAGCTATCGCAAATGAATTTACCGCAacactttatttttttgactCTTGATTTCTCTGCCGCAAATGTGCCTGTCAAAAGTTTAAAGAActcgtttctttttctttggttcTCAATTGCGATTTTTTcctcaaaaaaaatggttctCTGACTTTCCAGTCAACATCCATTGTACAGCAAATTCTCATAAGAAGTATTGTCATCTGCGTACTCTGTTCAATTGACTGCACCAATGGGAGCACCATTTGCTTCCCTGCCCCCTCTTACCGCCCATTCCGGTATATTTTGACATTCAAGTATCACTGCTAGACTCGTCAACATAAAGAACTCTAAAAGAACTTCTGCACTTATACATCCGCAATTCCCACATCCGTGGTCCAATCCTTATTTTAACAATCCCATATGCATTGACGAATGCATAATCTCCTGATAAATACTGAAATCGATCACAAAATTCAGGGAGATAGAAGTATACTAAgagcaagaagaagaatctaGAGAAACTTTCGAAATGAGAACGGATCAGAATGTCTTATTCGGGATTTTTGTAAAACTTGACAGCAGTAcgtgatattttttttgaattacTAATGAATCTGAGTGCAAAAagttaatttattatcgCCTGAGTCTCGATAGTGCAAATGAACTCATTAACATAGATGTCCTCTTTAGACATTTACAAAAGGCTCAACTTCGTTCGCTCTTGATAATTTAACGAAcctatttcaaatttcaaattctctGTTATTCTTATTATTGGTAAGTACGGTCGCAACACGATACTCAAGAATGTTGAAACAATTCTTACTACACTAACAACCCTAAACTTTTGTCACATCAGGTCACAttgtaaatcatttttacgtcattttatttcctcttcttttctACAAAATGTATATACAGAAAGAATGCCAGTTGCCTGCATTGAAATATGGATTACGTTTTTCCCTTCCTTCTAGAGTCCTATTCACCTACTTTTCTGTATCAACCGTTGCGCATGTAAGGTTTGTTTTACTTTCGAGGTCAAGAATGATTTTTCgttcatttatttttttcgaGATCGAAATTATGACGTATTTctgttttttcttgattcaTCGTCTTTCTTGCGTTGTTTTTTCCATTCATCAGGTccaaattttacaaaaaaattcattacGTATTTGAAAAGTTGATCTTTACGCGTACATTCTTGTCGTTaaattttcctcttcttcttacGTTGCTTTAAAGTCCCCGAATACAGCATCATGGTCATTCActattcaaaaaagttattgTCAATATTTAAGGTCTATAAAATTGAAGCggatataatatatatgtttatTTACGTGTCATTCATAGTTTTTTAAATAAGATCCTTGCCTGCCTTAACAATCTTTGTCTGTAACTTTTTactcaatttcttttcatgaCTCTTGACGTGTCTCAGCATATTGCTCTTAACGTTAAATGCCTTGGGACACCCTGACCATGTGCATTTGAATGGTGTATCGCCAGTATGAATCAAGTAGTGTGTCTTCAAAGTAGATGGTCTAGAGCACATCTTACCGCAAACAGGGCATTTTTTGCGTTGTCTTATCTCCCTACTTAAATGTTTCTGTAAAGGCATACCTGATCCTATTATGTACCCGTCATTCAATTGTTTTTGAGAAGGTAAGGATGTTGTAGAAGAAGCTCTTGAAATATCATTACTATTTTTCCTGCTACTACTGTTACTACTAGGAGCAGAAGATGATGTATCTGTAAGAGGTAATAATGGAGTAGTACAAATTGgttgatttgaaatctcACGTAATTGTAAGGGGGCTGCAAAGTAGTAGCTTTGAAGTAACTGTTGCCTTTTGGGACTTTCTCCTGAAGGCGAACTATATGTGTTTCCTAAGGGAGTTGATGCTGTACTTCCAACTGGCGATGGGTAATAACTTGGTACTGTATGGGGAATCTCTGTAGGATGTGTTATTACTTTATTTGGtgattgaaaatgatgaacaTATTGTGCTTGAAAATATTCAGGTGTTCTAGCAACCATTTCATTGAAGGATGGTAATTTAACTTTTGGGATAtcactattttcattatttctgATGATATTTTGTATAATGGAGCTTGTGGATGGCTTGATATAAGGCGTTGAAGGTGGCAGAATCTTATGAAGCACTAATTTAGCATTATCAATTGGTGTGCAACTTGGAAAAGACTGGTTAGGATATACCGTTTCATCATTAATATTGAGGCAGGTAGCTCTTGGATATGACATTATAGAATATTTAGTAAATCGTTGAATCAATGAGTAATGcaattgcaaaaattaCCGACAAAGAAGTAAAAcgaaaaataagaaagcTATTAATTTGAGTCGTTCTACTTACAATTGCAGTGGGCTTCctagatatatatataagagtGAATCAACGACTGAGTGCGAATAGTACCTGATTATACAGAGAGGAAATGGTGCGTGAGAAAACCGATAGATACTgttgagaaaaaaagtcaTGGTTTCAAGTTCGAAATGGTTGTCCATGACAACGCTCAAAGAGAACGGATGTGCTGAAAAGTGTAACTTTGCCATTTAAGGAAATTGGATATCTCTttggaaataaaaaaaaaagaaacaataaaaaaaatgcatcaCCAAGAGATTGCCGTAGGAGAATGCACGTAGTACAGAGAGACACGCTATTTTGCAGCTGGACACATCCGCTAGCTACGACTACTTGGTAACCATAATAACAGTGAAACCCTCCAATCGTTTGTCAAATTTTGAGTGGGGTGCAAACGAATGAGAAAGTAAGCTTGCTCAGTAATGGCGAAGcacaaattcaaataactATTATACGTGGGATTGATTGTTGTTCGATGTGTTTTTCCCGATTTACGAACTCAATTAACGTACACTGGTCTAACATTCAGTGCGTTCGGTTTCCTTAGAAACAAGAGATCatgtttcttttgcttTATTGTACGAAGATTTAGGGCCAACATTTTACTAAGGCTTCCTTTTATCTCTCCTAGCATTTCACGACTTTCTGTAATTAAAGAGAATAATAGtaaaagaaaggaaaaatgcAGGaaaacttttatttttacttAGCAATTTAAACTGATTTTTGGGCATATCGATCTAAAAAGATCACTAGAAAGTCAAGGGATATAGGCAAATTATATGCGATTTCAAAAGTATTACATCTGCACAAGCAATTTATctcatttttcttgctcCTAGTTCATTTCACCTGTTTCTCAGACGATACATAAAGGAGGGTGTGCCAAGTTATTTATATCTATTCAATCATCATATTTTGGTGTTTTCCTTCTTGAAGGCTCGGTTttagtattattaattCCTATGCATTCCCAGACCATCTATTTCTAAGCGTATGATTTATGGATTAATACAGGACAAACTCTGGTCCCAACAGTACTTGTGAATAAAAACTAGATTGATAAataaaaaacaagaaagatACACTCTCGCAATTTTTATTCATAATTGAGAAACCGAACTACGAAATGTAAACCCAAAATGCATGGCTAATCATTCGCTTGAAACTTTGTGTAACAGGGCTCAAACCTTGTTAATCGATTGAATATAACGCTACAACGAAGGGGGAAATGGGCTACTACGCATACTGTAGGGATACAATGGCCTGCTAGGACGCTTTCTATATATGTTACATTACCCACGGCATATATTcttaaaattatcaatgaTTATGACCTTAGCGGTTacaattgaatatttataattGAGAAATCATGCCGTAAAATCTTGCTTTAAAGTACTGTAGcttgaaaatattcaaatgaacTTCATTAATTGAGTATTGAACCATTAAAGTTTCTACGCTTGATGATAAGGTTTTTCACAATATTAGTTATCATTGATTCTacattggaaaatttggCTTTATCAAAAAGAGCGTGGGGGCAGAAGAGACGTATGTGCAGATTATTATAACAGTGATATTAACTATCTAGACATTTActtaataattcaaagGCAGTTTATAAATTGAAGGACTTCACCTTTATGTGGCATAATATCTATCATTTCCTATTATAATTCCCAATAATATGAAATGAGTGGGTAGAGCCACTTCTTTTCCTACGAAacatgaaaatatatcGTACGATAATCTCTCTCTGTAAATTCATCTCAACTATGTACATAATGGTTGCTGGAGGTCCTCTCACAAAGTAATGAATAATTCTATGTCCTTCCTCTTTGAACCATTTCGGTACGGCTATAAAGAAAAGGTGCAACGAGACGATTGAAGTTTATGGACTTTAATCAAGGGGTCGAGATCTATAAAGcttttttataaattttaaagaatGAAAGGTACTTTGAGTAAAATAGGTGGAGGTTAAATCCTCGCCATGTTATGGAAACTTCTATACATTACATATAATACCATGTCTTGTCGTTTAGGTTTCCTGTTGCGTTCATCGTCCTTCAATACAAGAGAACTTTAGAATacattaaagaattttataTACTACAACTGTATATAATATGATATGATGTTGACTTCTATTGGTATCATCTATGAGTAAGTTTCGATTAAAGTATCACGTAAGTTACCAGAGATGGATTCTGGGTTAGCATCTTGTAGACGGAAAATACTTTCAATGACACTTAATTCTGGTGCAGTGGTATCGAGACCAGTGACGGCTAGATAGTCATTTACGACCATACCGGCACCGACGACAGAGCTACCACGATTCACAGTACCAGCAACTAATGGTACTTGTAATAGAGATGacaattcttcttgatcttgAATGCTAGTTTGTGGATGAACTAAACCACCTTGATTACTCAAAGCACAGTATGAACCAACAAGAATATTACCAGAAATTGTTTGACGGAAAACTTCAACACCCAATACATCACTTATTAATTCTTCAGTTTCTCTGTCAATATCAGGATGTACTAGAGCAACGTAATCGTTACAACAGATAACGTTACCTAAGGCAGataatctttcttcaactCTTTGGATCTTGACAGAATCTGGTAGAGTATTTCTTAAATGCTGTAATTCCTGATCAGTGGTTTGAGTTGGGACTAAAAGACCTCTACGGTTACCTGCAGTCATTCTACCGATGATACGAGTACCAGCGATTGTAGTATGAGCGATTGGAATAGCGTCACCTAATTCAGCCTCAAAAGCAGaatagaaattttcagaacCACCAACAGCAACTAAACAATAAGTGTTTGTTAACTTGGAAAATACACCAATTTCATTAGAGTTTTCGAATTGAGTTCTAGTAGCCATTATGaattataaaaatttctctctCTTCCAGTAGGTTcgttctttcttcttctccttaAAATATACTTcagaaataatttgaacTCGTAACGATTCAAATATGTCTGATGTTATACAGAGATGACTGTTACAGTATAAAGATATAACTATATGTAAGACGGATATATAGTGATGTCGACCTCTTGAGCTATCTATATGATTCCCGCACTATgaaggaaagaaaaattttcccCCCCAAGAGAGTTAAGCACGTTCCCGATGATAtcaaaaaggaagaaaaaaaatatcacgTGGATAAGACCGGGTTATGCGATGAGcttttttctaattgaaaactttgaGATGTCAGAGAGAAACAGTGACGGAAGAGCCTGCACAATTAAGGTATCTACCAATCACGCTTAGGTCTTTATACATTTTACACTCCTCAAACTGATTAGGTGCAGTGTCTGTTTGTGATTACCACCATCCACAGTACTAACTTCGCATACTACACCAATTGGTCCCCTATCACAATCAGCGCAAATCAGATATTTGAGACACCTGTCAATCTTGTACTGGTCATCTGCATATTTAAAAACAAACTTGTTTAAATTGTCTTGTTCCAAAATTTCTGATGGAATATCCTTGGATACACCAATATTATCGAAATCCCACACATCTTTcgtaatgaaaaattcagaatttGTCAAATCTTCCTCCCGTTGTTGCATCAGTTGCAATGCATTGAACATATCAGTAGCAAATTCCGTAATCATATCtgaattttcatcttttatGGTTATTATCGAACATTTACAGTTTTCAAAGGAACACGTTGTCTTAATCATCTTCTGGGTTTTATGGGGATTGTCAATTAACTATTCTTTATTACTGGTGACTTCGATTATATTgcatcttcttttcttttcttgcttttCATTTCAACCaccacttttttttctcttttttcgAGCATCTATGTTCTGACTTTTCTCTCATTTGTAGACGTTAAGTCCATTTTGCTTGAATAATTAAACGAAATATTATATGCACCTAATctataaaatattagaTATGTCCTAAAATGACTAATCCGATTCTATGGTTGCTTCGTTTTCTGCCATTTTCCGTCTCTTGGTTGCTTCGATCATTTCCTTCTTACGTTTTCTCTTTAGCTTATCAATCTTAGGCACGGTACTAATTTGTTTCCTTTCCTTATGTAGTTTACCCTTCTTCAAGGCTtgcttttcatttttactTATCTTAGAAATCTTTTCCATCCATTCTGCAACTTCACATCCACTTTGCTTCATAACATTGATAATCGGTTTTACTCCAACAGCATCTTGCTTGGTGTAAAAGGTTATAGCCTTACCTGACCTACCACCTCTACCAGTTCTACCAATTCTATGGACGTATGCTTGAGCATTTCTTGGAATATCATAATTGATAACTAGATTAACACctttaaaatcaataccACGAGCTAACACATCTGTACAAATCAAACACCATAGGTCTCCACTTTTAAacctttcaataattttatccCTTTGTGTAGCAGTCCTTTCGGCGTGAATAACATCGACATTCATCCTATCATACATTAGTTCGTGATAAAGGGCTTTGGCCCTCACAATGGATTCCAAAAATATAACTACAGGTGGCTTAAACTCACCTTCTTGAACTAATTGCCTTATGGCAATTAATTTACCTTCTTCGTTACCACAATAGACTAGTTTTTGTTCAATGTCAGAGTTTGCGGATTCTTTATGACCAATGATAACTCGTACAGGATCCAACATTAAACTCTTtgcaatatcttcaatatgaGAAGGGATTGTAGCTGAATACATAGATTTACGAAGCTTTAAATTCTTTGCGCTGATTAAAGACAAAATGCTGTCACTTTGTTCAACAAAAGtcttatcaaataatttatcagCTTCATCAAAGATTAAATGCCTCAAATTGTTCAAATCAAGAGCTTCCGCattcaaaagatcaatAAGTCTCAATGGAGTTGTAATAATGATATCATACTTTTTGTCATTGATTACTCTATTCTTGAACTTCGCACTCAAAGATCTAGATAATAAACCTATTTGCAATGGTTTCTTTTTCCCAAGGAAAATTCTATTCGTAAGTTTTATGCATTCCATATAAATTTGGTTTGCTAGTTCTTTTGTTGGTGAAATAATAAGACCTTTCAAACCTTCCTTCTCTTTTTGGTTAATGACTTGTTGTACCAATGGAATTAGGAAAGAGAGTGTTTTACCAGAACCAGTTGGGGCACAAGCTAACAGATCACGGTCATACAACGTTATTGGCAAACTTTCACACTGTATAGGCGTTGGTTCGGTGAAATGATTATCGATTAAGTTGGAAAGTAGTCTTTTATCTAGGTTGAATCTAGTtatcaaatcttcaaatgaGCCGATGGGGAATGGAATATCCTCACCTGATATATTACCTTTATAAGATTTACGTAAAGCAGTAGCTTCTTCCGCATTTGTGATTATTGGCTTGATTGGTTCATCTTCTAcagtttcttctttctccTGTCcttcttcgtcttcattTGTTCCAGTAGtaaattcatcttctttccctattttttctttctcaacTTTAGTAATAATCCTTTTATTACGGAAGAAATCTAGTTCTCTCGTTAGCTGCACTTCTTCATGTTTGgtactttttttcttattggTCTCGAGACTATAATCAACTGACTTTCCACTATTggattgattttttttaacaGAAGCACCTCTAGTCAATACTCTAAAAATATCCATAGTCAGTTATGCAGCAGTTGGGTAGTCTAACTTGTAAGATCAAAAGGTCAAATTATGTAGATGCCTATTAAATTTCAGCTCATCGGTAACtggaaaattttcttgcttttcAGGAAGAGATGAGTCCCTGTTACCCTACTCCAAAAAAAGCTTgctaatgaaattgaaaatgaccTTACATATCATGTGTAGTTTGCTACCATTGATAATGCTATATAAAATACAAAGGCATGTTTTATTATGCTAATTAgacattttttcaatacttttTAAATAAGAGTAAAACTTCAGATATGTAGAGTGATCAAATTGAGAGAAATTATTATCGAGGTCAATGAatgtttttgaaatttggcAGCTCTTATAGTAGTAATTCAGATAGGTGGCGCTATACGGATCAACTAAAGGACTGTAAAAATCATTATAGATAAATTCATGATCGTCGCCATTCGTATGGCTCCTAATGAGCCCGTTTCTATTGTGAAGCGAGCTATTCATACTATCGCGGAATCTTGCAAAAGAACTGGCTACAGATGGGATTTCATCTCTTATTGTGCTTTCGGAAGAAGTAGCCCCTACTTCAGgtttatcaaaatctaatgggaaaatatttttgaataactCATATGCAGCTAGTGTAAAACCAAATTGTGGTGAACTTCTCAATACTCTGGCGCCACCGCCTTTGAAGAAGCTcctaaaattttcttctctgAGAATTGTCTTGAAAGCATGGAATATTCCAGTGTACCTTGTTTCACCATGCTTCGGTTCAATCTGAAGTCTAGTCTTGATGACATCAAGGGGTGTAGTCAAAAATGCTGCTGGCATCCCAGCCAGTGCACCGGCCGTCAGTAGTTCCCAAGTTTTCAGCCTTTTCCGTTTTCCAGGCTTATTAGGATCAAAGTGAAATatgtctttttttaaatgTGCATAAGTTGGAAAGTAGATTGCTGAAAAAGGAACATCTCTCATGAGGCACGCTGTAATTCCCCTATATAATCCTGGAAACCCTAGCTTTTTTATAATGTGCAGACCATTGGCCTTGCCATAAATAGAATCTGCTTCAGCTAAATACTCAGACCTAACCTGTAGTTTAAttttaacaatttcaatagGATTTGTTACCAACACTTGACAGGCACCTGCTATTGCACCTGCAAAAACCTCATTTGGTAGTTTAATTGAAGCATTTCTTTTATCTGTTAGCTTATTTCTCAAAAAGTCATTTATTGTAAGCTTGATAGCCTTTTCTGGCGCTACACCAAGTAGTTGGAACCCTAGGCCTGAAAATAATCCTTTTATACCTTCTCTACTATAAACTTTAATTAGACAATCAAtagaatttttatattttgttaGCGACCGCTGCGCTTGCATTCTTGTcttaataaaatcaataggATAAACAAAAGTTGAACCAATACAGCCAGCCACAGAACCTAACGCAAAATTGTACATTGAGTCAAAAATTGGATAGAAATAATAGTTGATGTACAACGATtgactttgaaatttttcaatctctaATTGGTGGACCAAGTCATTCAAGTAATTTGGGTTtaagattttcaaaaaatcatcTATAGTAGTCTCTAAAGCGTCTTCTGAGTTACTTATAATACCTCGCTGGTCGGAATTCACaacctttttcaattgatttgtATCCTGCAAGAATTCATTTGTTATATCATCATAATTTACATTGAATTTCTTAAGATCTTCCTTTTTGTCGTCCGTCCGATTGCcgtttttgaattcattatgaatgaaattgtcaATTGCAAGCACTTCATGATGTGAATTATGAACCACACTAATCGCCCGTTTAGAGTTTGcaacaattgaaaataacagATTTATTTGAGATGGAGAGAATTCGGTGATATTATTAACTTTATTGTATTGAGCATTTAATAgttttaaaaattctttttttgtaatgACATGACCTTTTAAGTCATTTTCCGTCAGGTCATTCTTTGTAACATATCGAATAAGTATCTGATTCAACAGATCAAAGTTTTGAAACAGGTAAAAAATGTctttaaatatattgaaagtaATTGCGTTATTATCTACTGTCATATGGGAAGCATTAGATAAATTTAACGACCTAAATACATTTGCTGGGACTCTATGTGAATAAAATAGCTCCAAAAGATAAATGAGCTGATTTTTACTCAGAGTAAGAGCATTCTTCAAGGGATTATAATGCGATAATCTATCAAAACCCATGAAGAGcctttcatttttcaaatcattttgtaaaattgttaataatgaatttaatgtcaaatatgaattattatcatttgcTTCAGCAGAAACTGAACTATTATTTCCATATGGATAcgttatataaaattttagGAAGCTGAATTGATTCCAATCCAGAAATATGTTGtttcttttgatgaaatcatCATTCACACAGtcttgtaaaatttcaacGGTCTTCTTGAATTGCTTCAGGTTTAAATACAAGTTGTCGAAGCTCAGAGATTTATCATTAtaattaattgattttgttcttttatCGGCAA
Coding sequences within it:
- the ROK1 gene encoding RNA-dependent ATPase ROK1 (similar to Saccharomyces cerevisiae ROK1 (YGL171W); ancestral locus Anc_8.124); the protein is MDIFRVLTRGASVKKNQSNSGKSVDYSLETNKKKSTKHEEVQLTRELDFFRNKRIITKVEKEKIGKEDEFTTGTNEDEEGQEKEETVEDEPIKPIITNAEEATALRKSYKGNISGEDIPFPIGSFEDLITRFNLDKRLLSNLIDNHFTEPTPIQCESLPITLYDRDLLACAPTGSGKTLSFLIPLVQQVINQKEKEGLKGLIISPTKELANQIYMECIKLTNRIFLGKKKPLQIGLLSRSLSAKFKNRVINDKKYDIIITTPLRLIDLLNAEALDLNNLRHLIFDEADKLFDKTFVEQSDSILSLISAKNLKLRKSMYSATIPSHIEDIAKSLMLDPVRVIIGHKESANSDIEQKLVYCGNEEGKLIAIRQLVQEGEFKPPVVIFLESIVRAKALYHELMYDRMNVDVIHAERTATQRDKIIERFKSGDLWCLICTDVLARGIDFKGVNLVINYDIPRNAQAYVHRIGRTGRGGRSGKAITFYTKQDAVGVKPIINVMKQSGCEVAEWMEKISKISKNEKQALKKGKLHKERKQISTVPKIDKLKRKRKKEMIEATKRRKMAENEATIESD
- the AGC1 gene encoding citrin (similar to Saccharomyces cerevisiae AGC1 (YPR021C); ancestral locus Anc_8.129), which codes for MEQINSNSDKKIQQTDIFRKFATPKQDGYEASGNGELVLTYNDFIKLISTSKKLFSEFTDHSFNLNQVPDDTFGCIFFTIDENNKGYLTINDWFYFNNILEHDNFHVILLYEFFRKFDIERIKARNVGRSVADKRTKSINYNDKSLSFDNLYLNLKQFKKTVEILQDCVNDDFIKRNNIFLDWNQFSFLKFYITYPYGNNSSVSAEANDNNSYLTLNSLLTILQNDLKNERLFMGFDRLSHYNPLKNALTLSKNQLIYLLELFYSHRVPANVFRSLNLSNASHMTVDNNAITFNIFKDIFYLFQNFDLLNQILIRYVTKNDLTENDLKGHVITKKEFLKLLNAQYNKVNNITEFSPSQINLLFSIVANSKRAISVVHNSHHEVLAIDNFIHNEFKNGNRTDDKKEDLKKFNVNYDDITNEFLQDTNQLKKVVNSDQRGIISNSEDALETTIDDFLKILNPNYLNDLVHQLEIEKFQSQSLYINYYFYPIFDSMYNFALGSVAGCIGSTFVYPIDFIKTRMQAQRSLTKYKNSIDCLIKVYSREGIKGLFSGLGFQLLGVAPEKAIKLTINDFLRNKLTDKRNASIKLPNEVFAGAIAGACQVLVTNPIEIVKIKLQVRSEYLAEADSIYGKANGLHIIKKLGFPGLYRGITACLMRDVPFSAIYFPTYAHLKKDIFHFDPNKPGKRKRLKTWELLTAGALAGMPAAFLTTPLDVIKTRLQIEPKHGETRYTGIFHAFKTILREENFRSFFKGGGARVLRSSPQFGFTLAAYELFKNIFPLDFDKPEVGATSSESTIRDEIPSVASSFARFRDSMNSSLHNRNGLIRSHTNGDDHEFIYNDFYSPLVDPYSATYLNYYYKSCQISKTFIDLDNNFSQFDHSTYLKFYSYLKSIEKMSN
- the KAFR0B02000 gene encoding C2H2-type zinc finger protein (similar to Saccharomyces cerevisiae YPR015C; ancestral locus Anc_8.117) — its product is MSYPRATCLNINDETVYPNQSFPSCTPIDNAKLVLHKILPPSTPYIKPSTSSIIQNIIRNNENSDIPKVKLPSFNEMVARTPEYFQAQYVHHFQSPNKVITHPTEIPHTVPSYYPSPVGSTASTPLGNTYSSPSGESPKRQQLLQSYYFAAPLQLREISNQPICTTPLLPLTDTSSSAPSSNSSSRKNSNDISRASSTTSLPSQKQLNDGYIIGSGMPLQKHLSREIRQRKKCPVCGKMCSRPSTLKTHYLIHTGDTPFKCTWSGCPKAFNVKSNMLRHVKSHEKKLSKKLQTKIVKAGKDLI
- the DSS4 gene encoding guanine nucleotide exchange factor DSS4 (similar to Saccharomyces cerevisiae DSS4 (YPR017C); ancestral locus Anc_8.119), whose protein sequence is MIKTTCSFENCKCSIITIKDENSDMITEFATDMFNALQLMQQREEDLTNSEFFITKDVWDFDNIGVSKDIPSEILEQDNLNKFVFKYADDQYKIDRCLKYLICADCDRGPIGVVCEVSTVDGGNHKQTLHLISLRSVKCIKT
- the TIF6 gene encoding translation initiation factor 6 (similar to Saccharomyces cerevisiae TIF6 (YPR016C); ancestral locus Anc_8.118), giving the protein MATRTQFENSNEIGVFSKLTNTYCLVAVGGSENFYSAFEAELGDAIPIAHTTIAGTRIIGRMTAGNRRGLLVPTQTTDQELQHLRNTLPDSVKIQRVEERLSALGNVICCNDYVALVHPDIDRETEELISDVLGVEVFRQTISGNILVGSYCALSNQGGLVHPQTSIQDQEELSSLLQVPLVAGTVNRGSSVVGAGMVVNDYLAVTGLDTTAPELSVIESIFRLQDANPESISGNLRDTLIETYS